CTCGACGAGGTCGGGAAGGAACGCACCGGTCAGCGTCGCGGCGGTCATGAGGTTGATGTTCAGTTGGCCCTGCAGCGCCTCCGCCGTCAGGTCGAGCGCCGACCCGGCGGCGAACCCTCCGGCGACGTTGAGGACGGCGTCGACCGGCCCGACCTCGGTGCGGGCGACGTCCGCGACGTGCGCGGCGGCGGCGGGGTCGAGCAGGTCGGCCTGCACGACGTGCGCGTCGGGGAAGGCGGCCCGGACCTCGTCGGCGCGGTCGTACACCGGGAGGACGAGGGTGCAGCCCTCGGAGGCGAAGCGTTCGGCGACGACCGGACCGAGGTGGCCGGTCGCGCCGCTCAGGACGACGGTGCGGGGCGCCGCGGGCGCGCCGCGCGGGGGGGTGGGGGACGCGTGGGACATGGGAACCCTCCTTCGCGCGCAGGCTACCCGCCGGCGCCGCCGGGGTCGGT
Above is a window of Trueperaceae bacterium DNA encoding:
- a CDS encoding SDR family NAD(P)-dependent oxidoreductase; protein product: MSHASPTPPRGAPAAPRTVVLSGATGHLGPVVAERFASEGCTLVLPVYDRADEVRAAFPDAHVVQADLLDPAAAAHVADVARTEVGPVDAVLNVAGGFAAGSALDLTAEALQGQLNINLMTAATLTGAFLPDLVEAGRGHVLGVSAGAARGAAKLAAYAASKAALEAYLRSVAAEVGPRGVDVATVVVDGTLDTLANREAMPDADRSGWIAPLGVADALWFLATRSAGGRVAELRVGA